The Falco biarmicus isolate bFalBia1 chromosome 7, bFalBia1.pri, whole genome shotgun sequence genome contains the following window.
cagtACTTCTTGCCCCCGTACGCTTTCCAGATTCGAGTTGGTGCTCTGTACCTTTTATATGGGCTCTATAACACGCAGCTTTGTCAGCCAAAACAAAAGGTAATTGTCCTTGAGGTTTTATTATTCTCAGGAGATACTAGACATTAAGATATACAGTATACCTCTGTTTACTTTGTCATCCGAGATGGGCAGGCCGTTTCCTCTCACTTTcttaaaataacaatatttaGAACAAGATGGTCCCTTTGATAAAGATAGCCTTTCAAATACCTTTGGGTTTGAGAACTTCGGTGGTAGTCACTAAAATATTGCATATGCCTCCTAAATTGTAGCTCTTTGTTCAAAAATGCAGAAGACTAGCTTTCAACATGGTAACAGAGAATGTGCTTGTCAGCTGTGGGTGAACTCGGTTACAGCCCCAGTTATTCcttagaatttaaaaagaatgaagactGGCTGAATTACTTCCAGTTCCTGTTAACCAGAAGTGGAATTAGTAAATAGATTGAAAAGGTGAATGCCTGAATGACGTGACACCTCCTTGTTGCTTTTGGGACAGGAGACTGACTGGTATGTAACTGCAGGAAGTGGTTTACTTGGAAGCTGTGTGATGTATGTTATGTGCATATGCACAATTGAatcaaaaatctttaaataagaAGCCAGAGTTTCTGAGTAGTCTGCAATGATGCCGTTATATCTCATATCTTGACTTCAAACAAGTCAAGACCTCTTATGGAGATGAATTTAGGCAATTTTAAACCCACTGCTATATagctgttaaagaaaatgtattttgaattaagaaatttaaagtgctgaagctgctaaatggcagaaccaggcctcgTCCCTTGTGTACTAATCCAAGGCTGGCTTAAAACTTTGTCAAGTTAATCAGTAgaagaatagaaaaataatagatgatcaatttgtgtacacaggtgctctcagaaatgcaggtgttttcagaaaaattagtATATGTAAATcggaattgcttgttcaaagactaagtgtgcttgaaggattgtgtgagttaaaagcaggcagaaagaagatcatAATCTGAGGAGGACCTTGAAACCGAGGCAGAGGCAGGAACCAAATAGATGAATCAACTGGGACAGGGATCAGTTGATGGATTTGTAGAACTGACAAAActaaaggaaacttctaaaaactttggGCATTGACTAATGATTTGATAAATGTCCataagctgtgctgtatccctttGTTTTCTGCCACTCACTGAGGTGGTGGCCCAACtgagttgtgattaaagcaagcCCAGCAGTACCCACGTGTGTGTGAATTTCTCCTTTAACAACAGCAACTGTTAGAGAGTACAGGAGTTACCAAAGAAGCTAACTTAGGTAAAGAGAATATGAAGTGGGCAGAGGAGATGAGAGgagcaaaagcaagcaaataagGGAGAGATACTTTTATGAGCATCTCACTGGCAGCAGATCATGGTACAAGTATTGTTTCCTAATGATTTTGTGAATGGGAGTCTTCTAGGTGAGTACTGGTTTAGAGACACTTCAGAATGTGAAGAATAAACTTTTTCAAATGCCAAAAGTTACTTGTGTTCTTTGTTGCTGGCAGAGAAAGCTTCAGTGAGGGTATTTAATGCAACAGTGTAATAAGCTTCTCTGCATGAAATTTAGAGTAGGATCCTTTCTGTAGTTCTGCGATCGTGTGACATGCTACACCTTAGATATCCAAGAACTGTGTGTAGTATAACATGATCACTGTAGtcagctgaattaatttttatttgttgaaaTGTGCAGGCTTGTATAACAAAATGTAAACTGTTTTGTTGCAGATCAGAATCGCGCTCAAGGATTGGCCTGAAATCCAGAAATTTCAACAGGATCTGATAGACTCCCAGCATTATGACGCAGCATACATCTTTAGGACACTGCGATTTGCCAGAGCATTCCATTTCACAGCAATGCCAAAGCTAGTGAGTTACTACGTTAATGACTTAGcgtttttaattaaatacctTCAGCTTTCAACAGCACCCATGTATTTAGCTTTGAGGCTGTGTTGAAATGTAGTATGTCTTGCTTTATGTATAGGTATGTGATGTAAAGCTTAGAGCAGGAGTcatcaaactttttaaacagggggctggcgcacggatgaagtggcaggaggtcatctgcggctgcttgggtttccccccagcccccagtggggatggggcaggggggttctgtaaatacgagggccggattgaggaccctggggggctgtatctggcgTGCGGGCTGTATTTTGAGGACCCCTGAGTTAGAGGATGTTTGAATGTAGCATGCTTCtcacctgaaaatatttttttcagtatctaaTCTTCTTATTAGATTTGAGGTGTCTTAACCATTTGTGGAAATGAGTCTGGGTGCTGAATTAAATTCTTCATTAgagaataatttctgaaaagtcCTGACTGAGCACTTGACAGTAAAGCTGCATGCTATTGTTGATGAGATGGTTTTATGTCTTTAGCATCTCTCGATGGATATGCAGTAAGGATTCTCAAGACCTTTATGTCATTTTAAGTTTGCTATTAGGTTACAAAACATTGTCTCTTGCTTTAGCTGAACTACAGAACTAAGAAGAAGATTCAGGAAAGTGCATTTAAAGAAGAATTTAAGGACCCAAGTAACAGAGTAAACAGCCTCATCACTAATGATGTATTGGAGGTACGGTAGCTTTTAAAGTACAGATTAATCAGTgagtggggtttgttttgttctgtttttcttcttctgttgtCCAAGAGCTGTAACTTCTCCTATTAGCACAGTCTTGTCCTTTGTAAGGTTTCTCACAGAATGCAGACAAGGGTAATAGCCTGTAGTTTTACCGAACactcagaaacacagaatttatttattttggaagaacGTGGTACCTTTATCAATACTGAAATAGGCTCTAATGTTTTGTGCATTTGCCTCTATAAGATgtaaaaggggaagggaagggtgTAAATGGTTAGTTGTCTTTTAGGCggagaaaaagggaagactGCAGGCAGGTAGGGGAAGCATGTTTGTTTTGATAAGTCTGCAGGTTGCAGTTGGAGACTTGATACTTGTGGTATTATGAATTTACTTATCTGCAAGTTTATAGCCTTCTTGAAccttttattccttcttttaaaacttGGGTTTGTTTAATATATaatagattttattaaaaaccgAGTAATTCAAACCAGGTATCGGTTCTTATGTTGCTCGTTATGACTCAGTAATAGATGCTTGTTTACAGGTTTTTCCAGTTGCTGCTAGCAAACATGTATTTGTAAATTCTTCATTACCATCAGTAAGGTCGACTACAGTGGTACAAAAATCAGTAATCTGTGAAATGGTAGGGTGAGAAGACCTGCTTCCTCAAAAGGAGGAAGTAAAATGCTTCCTCCAAAGAGATTAAAATAGACCACCATATCAGAATGAGACCTGTATGAGCGCTGATCTTCAGTATCAGAGACTTCCTTATTTAAAAGACGCAAGAATCTGTTTCGTCATTAGTTTGCTTGGTGGACTGGTCGGACAGTGCTAGGTAGCAGTATTGGTAGGCTCCCTAAAACTGAACTGATCTAAGCAGAATACGTTTCTAACACTCCTGCTGGTTCAGTGGTCTCCTTGGAATGGTTTGTGTAACTCTGGTTTTCTTCGTAGAGGGCGAATATTGCTTTACTGCTGGaatttgtgttttttccccctgaaaagagcctcttttttttatcttaggAACTGATGAATATTCATGATCACTATCAGAAAATGAAGTGCATCATTTCAGCTGACAGATCCCAGCCAGACAATGCCCTGAGCTTGATAAAAGATGAATTTGTAGTCAATCTTAAAGACATCACCTTGGAACATCAGGAATGGCAGCAGAACAGAATGGTAGGTAATATCAACCGTTACACTGTGGCAACTTAACAGATGGTGTGAACATGTAAGAACTGTCTTTCTTAGTGTAATTACCTCTGAGCATACTTGATAAATCTCAGACTTAAGTAGAAGGAACTGTAACACTGGAGACATGGAATGAGTAAAACCCTAGGCAGAGTTATGGTGTGGGGGGAGAGGCATGGGCTTGTATGTGGTActgcctctgtgataacataaATGATTGCTGGGAGGTCAGTCCTGGAAGAAACAACTTAGGGCAGCATTAGAATGACCATATGAAACACCTCTGTAACACTTATTCTTGGATCGAGGAAAGGCCATAGTGTAAGATTGATGGAGAAGATAGGCATGTGTGTAAATATTTCCTTGGTTTTTCACAGTTCTTGGATTTTACATGTTTTATAtgacagacatttttaaaaaaatacattggttttttttccccagaaattaTTCCTAAGTGCTAAAGAAACCGATGAAATACgagacaaaaaggaagaaggacCTCTAGAATCAGAGGTAGGAAAAGTGAATTCATTTGTTACATTGCACAGGCCAAATCTGTtagctttttgtcttcagatCACAAGCTAAGCAGTGTCAAGCCTTAGTAGTGTCAGAGTAAGTTCCAGGAATagctggtggggctggctgttttttcctgtttgtttgtttggttttgtttttgaaacacattgttttctgttaagcTGTGAGCATTCACTGCTGTGATAGCTCTTAGGTGCTTGTCATAAAACCTCTCTTTCAGGTaaggaggggaaggagctgtATTTTCTTGGGCAAACTCCTTTATGGTTCCTACTGTTTCAGCTGAGTGCAGTATCCATTTTTTATGCTACAAAATTGTCACGTTGTGCATGTCTGCTTATTTCAACTTTGAATTTGAATGAACCCTGGCTGGTAACTAAataccacacagccgctcatTTCCTACCCCATCAttagagggatggggaggagaattgggaagGAATGTAGAACTTGAGGGTTGAggtaagaataatttttaattgaaaaaaaatatataatgaaaaggagggagaaggggagaggaacaaattccaaagggaagggagaaaagaaagcaagtgatgcacagtgcagttgctcagcacctgctgatgggtgcccagccagtccccgagcagtgatCAGCAGGTCCAGCCAACTTCCCCCAGTTTACAGACTGAGCACGATGTTcagtggtatggaatatccctttggctagtttgggtcagctgtcctggctgtgtcccctcccaatttcttgtgccactCCAACCCTCCTCCTGGCAAGTCCTGAGAATCTAtaaagtccttgacttagtataaacattacctagcaactTAAAACATCTGTGTGCTATCAGCGTTGTTCTCTCACctaattcaaaacacagcactgcactacctactaagaagaaaattgactatcccagctgaaaccaggacaggtaTGAAGTTTCAAATCTGATTTTCTCCTCCTGGGCTTTGTAACAGTGAAGGCAACAGAAAACgtgttcttcctttttaatgaaatttgaactttttcttttctttaggtAACAGTTTGGCAGCATTCTGATATAGAGCTAATTATAGAATTACAGCTGTAATGAGATACTGCTCAAGTGATTGTCTGATGtgatatttcatttcagtagtGCTATAATAAAATAAGAGAACTTTGTGACTGATCACTTGTTTCTTTGCAGGGTTC
Protein-coding sequences here:
- the SNAPC1 gene encoding snRNA-activating protein complex subunit 1; the encoded protein is MSAVPGLQEDCEELLGAFREADTVRFERFAELWRERRFHTIFYGRIRALERNKLTKKTLELAQQYFLPPYAFQIRVGALYLLYGLYNTQLCQPKQKIRIALKDWPEIQKFQQDLIDSQHYDAAYIFRTLRFARAFHFTAMPKLLNYRTKKKIQESAFKEEFKDPSNRVNSLITNDVLEELMNIHDHYQKMKCIISADRSQPDNALSLIKDEFVVNLKDITLEHQEWQQNRMKLFLSAKETDEIRDKKEEGPLESEGSERANALARIKYKSYSAVAEASKSRRHRQVRLESSESGSNYGRSPSRGKKPSKRPQPARRRDSLEIKGEMQVAKETETQYIGMPIIAEEENSDDEEVSLPKRKRC